The proteins below are encoded in one region of Triticum aestivum cultivar Chinese Spring chromosome 1B, IWGSC CS RefSeq v2.1, whole genome shotgun sequence:
- the LOC123091943 gene encoding peroxidase 57 produces the protein MQPAGSASRLAVLVAVVVLASSSACCRAQLASNYYAGKCGNTSVEVVIQSAVQARLVWDKRMVAGLLHMLFHDCFVQGCDASLLLDGPNTEKTAPQNSGIFGYDFIDDIKSDLEAACPGVVSCADIIIAATRDAIALCGGPSYAVTLGRRDGMLSVSWMAGDLPSPHVDITTAIAMFAKKGFNSLEMTTLMGAHTVGVTHCSVIEDRLYNHNGTGKPDPSMDPTYAWVLTTYACPKGQPFDNIVYLDDPSSILIFDKSYFNQIKSRRGVLPVDQALGIDPATSWMVEFFATTDFFPAMFAHSITKLAALEVKTGTAGEIRRNCRFTN, from the exons ATGCAGCCTGCCGGGTCCGCCTCCCGCCTCGCCGTGCTGGTGGCTGTGGTGGTGCTGGCGTCGTCGTCGGCGTGCTGCCGAGCGCAGCTGGCGAGCAACTACTACGCCGGCAAGTGCGGCAACACGAGCGTGGAGGTCGTCATCCAGAGCGCCGTCCAGGCCCGCCTCGTGTGGGACAAGCGCATGGTCGCCGGCCTCCTCCACATGctcttccacgactgcttcgtccaA GGGTGTGATGCGTCGCTGCTGCTGGACGGTCCCAACACGGAGAAGACGGCGCCGCAGAACAGCGGCATCTTCGGCTACGACTTCATCGACGACATCAAGTCCGACCTCGAGGCCGCCTGCCCCGgcgtcgtctcctgcgccgacatcaTCATAGCCGCGACCAGGGACGCCATCGCCCTG TGCGGAGGGCCGAGCTATGCGGTGACCCTGGGTAGGAGGGACGGCATGTTGTCGGTGTCATGGATGGCCGGCGACCTGCCGTCGCCCCACGTCGACATCACCACTGCGATAGCCATGTTTGCCAAGAAGGGCTTCAACAGCTTAGAGATGACCACCCTCATGG GCGCGCACACGGTGGGGGTGACGCACTGCTCGGTGATCGAGGACCGCCTGTACAACCACAACGGCACCGGCAAGCCGGACCCGTCCATGGACCCGACGTATGCGTGGGTCCTGACAACGTACGCGTGCCCCAAGGGCCAGCCCTTCGACAACATCGTCTACCTCGACGACCCCTCCAGCATCCTCATCTTCGACAAGAGCTACTTCAACCAGATCAAGAGccgccgcggcgtcctccccgtcGACCAGGCGCTGGGCATCGACCCCGCCACCTCGTGGATGGTCGAGTTCTTCGCAACCACCGACTTCTTCCCCGCCATGTTCGCCCACTCGATCACCAAGCTCGCCGCCCTCGAAGTCAAGACCGGCACCGCCGGCGAGATCAGGAGAAACTGCCGGTTTACAAACTAA
- the LOC123128127 gene encoding 10 kDa chaperonin 1, chloroplastic: MAPSLLAAAASPFLIHGATGSTSRRPVAAVAPGRRAASSVRMRAAIKCDPSKVEPQSDRVLVRLETIPEKSAGGVLLPKSAVKFERYLMGEILSVGVDVSEVEAGKKVLFSDINAYEVDLGTEEKHCFCRESDLLAVVA; encoded by the exons ATGGCCCcctccctcctcgccgccgccgcctcgcccttcCTCATCCACGGCGCCACCGGAAGCACCAGCCGCAGgccggtcgccgccgtcgcccccggccGCCGCGCCGCATCCTCCGTGCGCATGCGCGCCGCCATCAAGTGCGACCCTTCCAAG GTGGAACCGCAGTCCGACCGGGTGCTCGTCCGTCTTGAGACTATCCCAGAG AAATCTGCTGGGGGAGTCCTGCTACCGAAATCTGCTGTTAAATTCGAGAGATATTTGATGGGCGAG ATTTTATCGGTCGGTGTTGATGTTAGTGAAGTTGAAGCTGGAAAGAAG GTTCTCTTCTCGGACATAAACGCTTATGAG GTGGACCTGGGAACAGAAGAGAAGCACTGCTTCTGCCGAGAGTCGGATCTCTTGGCTGTCGTCGCATGA